GGTAAGGCTAACAAAGATTTAATATTGTGTTCGGCAATGTATGGGTCTTTTGTGAACAATTCTTCTTGTTGGGCATCGTCTACAACTATGGATTTTTCAGTTATTTGAACATAATTAATCACAGAAAGTGGCAAATTTTTCAACTCGTTAATGTTAATAAAAGGCAAGATACTCACATGTTGAGCTTCAACAGTTCCCTTGGCTGCTAAAACTAAATTGTCCAACTTTTGCAAAAACAATAGACCTTTCTGTGCCCCAGCATTTTCCATCACAATTAACATTAATTTTTCCAGTAGTTTGTCAAAAACTATTTCTTGAGAAATGGCTTGTGAGGCTTTCATAACTGTCGATAAATCCAGTATTAATAAACTATCGCTTGTGGTAGTTTTCGTTGTGCGATGGATAGAAATTACACTGTTTTCTTTGTGATTAATATGAGAGAGAAACTGAGGATATCTTGCTTCTAAATCTTTTACCTTTGCAATCGCACCCCAGCGAATGTATCCATAGTAAGACTTGAGTAAATAAGCTTCACCAATTGTTTCTTTACCCCATGATAAATAAAACTCGGCTGCTAATTCATTGGCTAAGGCTTCTTCTTGAAGATAGAGATTTGCTTTGGCACCAGCAATGGCGCGATCGTAATATTCTATTGCTGCTAAATTTTGCCCTAAAATTCTTGCTTTCTCCGCTTCAATCAAATCATATTTATGCTGAAAATTACAGGGAGCATGAGCCGCCCAAATTTTCATTTTTTCTTGATTTTGCAATACTTGGTTTAAATATTCTGCTTGCTCACTCTGGCTGACATTTGGATAATCAGCTAAAAGAGTCAGTGAATAGTAGAAGTTATAGACTACACTATATATAATTCCTGTTATGTATACTAACTTTTCTGCTGATAATTTCAGGTTTTCCATAGCCTGAGCAGTATCTTTAAATAGATAACAAAGCATCAATTTGGCAAAATAAAATAAAAACACCAACATGTTATTATTAGTTTCGCGCAAACTTGCCAGCATTGCTGCTTCATCAAAAACTTCTCCGCTTAAAGAACATTTATCTATTGAACTATCAATTAAATTTAAGCATAATTGCCTGACTATTTTAGTACTTCCAATGGCTGTCTGCTGGTTAAGCTTCAATAACAAATTCAGATATTGTGAGTGCTTCTTTTCTACAACATCTAAAGGTTCTCCCATGAGAAACATATAAAAACAGTAGTACATTGTAGCATAGCTAGCATATTCTAAATCTCCGGTTTCCAAACCACTTTGCTGTGTCTCTATTAAAGGTAGTATGCTTTCTCTTAAATCCTTTTTCCAAGGTCTAATCAAACTATAAACAATATTGTAGACTTTACATTTGAGTTCTTTAGCGTTAAATTGCTCCAATAAATTAAAGGCTATTTCACCACATTGATATCCTCTATCCAAGCCTTCTACTGATCCGCATGAAATCAAACCATAAATAACGTATGCATAAGCTGCTATTGCTGAATGACCATGTTCTATACACAGATTGATCATAGTTAATACAACTGGCAATAGCATTTCTTGTTTTGCCATATAAACAGGGCCCATCAAAGAAACTAGAATTCGCATAATTGCTAGTTGCTTGGAATCTGTCATGATGGGAAAATTTTCTAAATCTTCCAACCGAGGTAAAATAGGTGAGGTATTTTGGTTACTAGATACAGCAAACAAGTCAAGACCGAGCATTTGCAGTGCTTGCACACCTGCATCAAATCCTTCTAATGGTCGGTTTTGAGCCATATAAGATAAAACTTTTAGCTCTAAAACTTTGGCTTTGTCAAGGATGCTTTTCACTTGTTGTAAGACAATATCAGTTAAGATGGCAGACTGCTGAAAATTAGCATTTAAAGATTCCACTTCTACAGCTTCAATAAACAAAGCCAGTGTTAAGTCATAGTGACTTGACCAGCTATCTTCTGCAAGTAATTCCAAAGCAACATTGATGTATTTACTAGCAGGTTCATAAGCTGCGGCTGCCTTAGCTTTTTTACCTGCCATCAGATTCAGTTTAGCTAATTCATATTTTTCTGATTCTTCAATAATTAATTCAACACCAACATTTAGCTGATTCACAATATCAAAAATATTGGCTTCCCGTTCTGTAACTGGTGTATTAGCAAGTAGTAGCTGACCAATTTTCAGATGAGTTTCCTTTTTATGGTCTTTTGCAATCAGTGAATAAGCTGCTTGCTGTACGCGGTCATGTAAGAATTTATAGGCAACTTTTCCAGCATCCAAGGTAAAAAATATTGATGATTCTTGCTGAAACACCAGCGGAATTTTATAAGCATTACTCAGAGGTAAAATCAAACCTGATTGTAATCCTGCCCACAAATCTGCTGCCGTTACCGTCTGTGATTTTTCGCTAACAATTGCTAGCACATCTAAATTAAACGAGTTGCCAATACATGCTGCTAGTTTCAGAACATGCTGTGTTGCTGACGGCAGTTTTTGAATATTGCCAGCCACTAATTCCACAACTGTTTTATCAGTGATACCAATTGCTTGAATTTTTTGGATATCCCACTGCCATTGCCCAGTATTGAAATCAAAGCTCAGTAGTTTTTCTTGGTATAGTGTGGAAAACATTTGCGTTAAAAAGAAGGGGTTGCCAGCAGTTTTATGAAAAAGTAATTCTGCTATTGGCTTAGTCCTTTCAACTTCACCTAAAGTATCAGCAACTAATTGGTTAACATCTATTCTTGTTAAAGGTTTTAAGATAATATGATTGATAGTTGCTTTTTCTTGGGCAATTTTCTCTAATGTTTGCATTAAAGCATGGGTAGGACTAACTTCATTATCTCGATACGCTCCAATCAATAACAAATATTGACTTTCAGAATCGGTGACAAGCAATTGAATTAAATTCAGAGAAGCTGAATCTGCCCATTGTAAATCATCAAGGAATAAAACTAGAGGGTGTTCCTTTTGAGCAAAGACACGAATAAACTCTTTAAATACCCGATTAAAACGATTTTGTGATTCTACTGCTCCTAAATTTGGTACTTCTGGCTGTTGACCAATAATTAGAGACAGTTGAGGAATAACATCAATGATAATCTGTCCATTATTGCCCAGGGCATTGAGGATTTTTTCTTGCCAAAGAGTTATCTGTGCAGAATTTTCTGTCAAGAGTTGCTGAATTAATTCTTGAAAAGCTTGAATCAAGGCAATATAAGGAATATTGCGTTTAAACTGGTCAAATTTGCCACTAATAAAATACCCACATTGCCGAACTATGGGTTTATGAATTTCATGAACTAAAGAAGATTTACCAGTGCCAGAGTAACCAGAAACTAACATCAATTCACTACGTGAAGGAAGTGATGAAAATTCTGGCCCTACTTTCTCTCTACTAACTCGTGCAAATGCTGCTAGTAATGTTTCTACTTCTTGTTCTCTACCGTAGAGTTTTTGAGGTATGAGGAGTTGCCCAGATAAATCTTGCCCTCCCACTTGGAAATTAGGAATTTCGCCTGTGGCTACTAAATGTGTGAGACAAAATTCTAAATCATACTTGAGTCCAGCTGCACTTTGATATCTGTCTTCAGCATTTTTTTCCAGTAATTTCATGACGATGTCAGAGACAACAACAGGAATTTGGGGATTTAACTGATGAGGCGATACTGGTTTTTTCGCAATATGGCAATGAACTAACTCCATCGGGTCGTTGTTTTGGTACGGTAATTGACCAGTCAGCATTTCATAAAAAGTGACACCCAGTGAGTAATAGTCGGTGCGGTAATCAATAGACCGATTCATTCTGCCAGTTTGCTCTGGAGAGATATAGGCAAGTGTACCTTCGAGTAAGTTGGGATGACTAACTGTTTGATTTTCTTTAGATAACCGAGAAGCAATACTAAAATCAGTAATTTTTACCTGAAGGGTTTCTGGGTTAATAATAATATTTTCAGGTTTGATGTCTTTATGAATAATTTCTTGCTGATGCATTTGAGCTAGAGTTTCAGTGATTTGCAAGATGATTTGTAAGCTGGTGGATACGTCAATAGATGTATTTTGCAAAAATCTTTTTAAAGATTTATTACTAAAATATTCTAAAATTAAAGCAAAAGAGTTTTTGTGATTTATTAAATTTATTGCTTTGACGACTCCTTCTATATTCAAGTTTTTACTAATCTCGTATTCATGTTTTAATATTGTTAATTCTTCTAGTGAAGGATACTCATCTTTTAAAGTTTTAATAATAACTGGTTGCTCGTCTAACTCTCTAATGGCTTGATATAAGGCAGTATTTTCTGATGCGTGGATTTTTTGCAAGTTGTTGTAACCTGAGATTTGCATATAAATATACTGTCACTTTAAATGTGGTTTAAAGTTATATACTATGGGTGATACAAAGGTATATATGTGATAGAGATCACAAAGTTTATTTTATAAATTCAAAACAATATTTAAGTAATTTTTCGTAAAACAAAATGTTAAAAAATATGGATAAAGTATAAACTCTGATAATTTAATTAAAATATGAAAATTCTGTTTAATAATTCATTTTATAAGTGACTTTCAGAAAATAACTTATAGCATTTCCCAGTAAGCGCCAAGTACATCTAATAACCTCACCCCCGACCCCTCTCCTACGAGGAGAGGGGAGTTGAGCTACCCCTGACCTTCAAGGGAACTCGGGGCCCCCATTAAATTTTGGCGATCGCCAAAATTTAATGGGGATTAGGGTCAGGGGGCTGGGGGTTAGGTTTTTGATTACTGAATCGATGCTCTAGAAGAAGTGGGCTTTCCCGCCGACTTTCAGTAACGCTTATCGATATAGCCAAACACGCAAAAGCGAGAGTAGCTGTTCAGTATCTACGGGTTTGGTAATGTAGTCTGATGCGCCTGCGGCAATGCACTTATCCCGATCGCCTTGCATGGCTTTAGCGGTGAGTGCAATAATCGGTAAACTTTGAAATTCCTCGTTCTGGCGGATCAACTGGGTTGTTTCGTAACCGTCCATTTCTGGCATCATTACGTCCATCAACACGACATCAATGTCTGGTGTATTCTCTAATACTCGAATACCTTCCCTGCCGTTTTCGGCATATAAGACTTGCATTTGATAGCGTTCTAGCATACTTGTCAGGGCAAAGATGTTACGTACATCATCGTCTACAATTAACACTTTCTTACCAGCGAGTAAGTAGTCTCTCGAATGCAGTTGTTCTAATAAATGTTGTTTGGGTGCAGGCATATTCGCTTGCA
Above is a window of Nostoc sp. UHCC 0702 DNA encoding:
- a CDS encoding AAA family ATPase produces the protein MQISGYNNLQKIHASENTALYQAIRELDEQPVIIKTLKDEYPSLEELTILKHEYEISKNLNIEGVVKAINLINHKNSFALILEYFSNKSLKRFLQNTSIDVSTSLQIILQITETLAQMHQQEIIHKDIKPENIIINPETLQVKITDFSIASRLSKENQTVSHPNLLEGTLAYISPEQTGRMNRSIDYRTDYYSLGVTFYEMLTGQLPYQNNDPMELVHCHIAKKPVSPHQLNPQIPVVVSDIVMKLLEKNAEDRYQSAAGLKYDLEFCLTHLVATGEIPNFQVGGQDLSGQLLIPQKLYGREQEVETLLAAFARVSREKVGPEFSSLPSRSELMLVSGYSGTGKSSLVHEIHKPIVRQCGYFISGKFDQFKRNIPYIALIQAFQELIQQLLTENSAQITLWQEKILNALGNNGQIIIDVIPQLSLIIGQQPEVPNLGAVESQNRFNRVFKEFIRVFAQKEHPLVLFLDDLQWADSASLNLIQLLVTDSESQYLLLIGAYRDNEVSPTHALMQTLEKIAQEKATINHIILKPLTRIDVNQLVADTLGEVERTKPIAELLFHKTAGNPFFLTQMFSTLYQEKLLSFDFNTGQWQWDIQKIQAIGITDKTVVELVAGNIQKLPSATQHVLKLAACIGNSFNLDVLAIVSEKSQTVTAADLWAGLQSGLILPLSNAYKIPLVFQQESSIFFTLDAGKVAYKFLHDRVQQAAYSLIAKDHKKETHLKIGQLLLANTPVTEREANIFDIVNQLNVGVELIIEESEKYELAKLNLMAGKKAKAAAAYEPASKYINVALELLAEDSWSSHYDLTLALFIEAVEVESLNANFQQSAILTDIVLQQVKSILDKAKVLELKVLSYMAQNRPLEGFDAGVQALQMLGLDLFAVSSNQNTSPILPRLEDLENFPIMTDSKQLAIMRILVSLMGPVYMAKQEMLLPVVLTMINLCIEHGHSAIAAYAYVIYGLISCGSVEGLDRGYQCGEIAFNLLEQFNAKELKCKVYNIVYSLIRPWKKDLRESILPLIETQQSGLETGDLEYASYATMYYCFYMFLMGEPLDVVEKKHSQYLNLLLKLNQQTAIGSTKIVRQLCLNLIDSSIDKCSLSGEVFDEAAMLASLRETNNNMLVFLFYFAKLMLCYLFKDTAQAMENLKLSAEKLVYITGIIYSVVYNFYYSLTLLADYPNVSQSEQAEYLNQVLQNQEKMKIWAAHAPCNFQHKYDLIEAEKARILGQNLAAIEYYDRAIAGAKANLYLQEEALANELAAEFYLSWGKETIGEAYLLKSYYGYIRWGAIAKVKDLEARYPQFLSHINHKENSVISIHRTTKTTTSDSLLILDLSTVMKASQAISQEIVFDKLLEKLMLIVMENAGAQKGLLFLQKLDNLVLAAKGTVEAQHVSILPFININELKNLPLSVINYVQITEKSIVVDDAQQEELFTKDPYIAEHNIKSLLALPVIYQGNFTGIIYLENRSLTGAFTRDRLQLLSLLCAQIAISIENANLYQNLQAHSQQLESKNQALQLSETREREKATQLEAAIHQLQNTQLQLVHSEKMSSLGQMVAGIAHEVNNPINFIKGNIEHVDSYTQDLLNLLDLYQQEYPDPSDIIQDEIDAVELEFIIEDLPKMLQSMKIGATRISEIVRTMRNYSRVDATEIQLADIHDGIDGTLMILQHRLKAQSHRPAIEIIKEYGNLPPVECYIGQLNQVFMNLLANGIDAIEESIISGQWSVINRKIIDKPQICISTKVKNNSHICISIADNGFGMKEEVRSKMFNPFFTTKAIGKGTGIGLSISYHIVVEKHGGNINCISTLGEGTEFVIEIPIQHQQQSVQKTPIAL